A window from Acinonyx jubatus isolate Ajub_Pintada_27869175 chromosome E1, VMU_Ajub_asm_v1.0, whole genome shotgun sequence encodes these proteins:
- the MINK1 gene encoding misshapen-like kinase 1 isoform X5, producing MGDPAPARSLDDIDLSALRDPAGIFELVEVVGNGTYGQVYKGRHVKTGQLAAIKVMDVTEDEEEEIKQEINMLKKYSHHRNIATYYGAFIKKSPPGNDDQLWLVMEFCGAGSVTDLVKNTKGNALKEDCIAYICREILRGLAHLHAHKVIHRDIKGQNVLLTENAEVKLVDFGVSAQLDRTVGRRNTFIGTPYWMAPEVIACDENPDATYDYRSDIWSLGITAIEMAEGAPPLCDMHPMRALFLIPRNPPPRLKSKKWSKKFIDFIDTCLIKTYLSRPPTEQLLKFPFIRDQPTERQVRIQLKDHIDRSRKKRGEKEETEYEYSGSEEEDDSHGEEGEPSSIMNVPGESTLRREFLRLQQENKSNSEALKQQQQQQQQQQQRDPEAHIKHLLHQRQRRIEEQKEERRRVEEQQRREREQRKLQEKEERRLEDMQALRREEERRQAEREQEYKRKQLEEQRQSERLQRQLQQEHAYLKSLQQQQQQQQLQKQQQQQAPPTDRKPLYHYGRGVGPADKPAWAREVEERTRMNKQQNSPLAKTKPGGAGPETPVPQASPGPAGPLSQTPPMQRPVEPQEGPHKSLVAHRVPLKPYAAPVPRSQSLQDQPTRNLAAFPASHEPDPAVPTPTAAPGTRGAVIRQNSDPTSEGPGPSPNPPSWVRPDTETPPKVPQRTSSIATALNTSGAGGARPAQAVRASAPAPPPAPLCSLHRPRSNSAWQIYLQRRAERGSPKPPGPPAQPPGPPNACSNPDLRRSDPGWERSEGALPSHGHLPQAGSLERNRVGASSKLDGSPVLSPGNKAKPDDHRSRPGRPASYKRAIGEDFVLLKERALDEAPRPPKKAMDYSSSSEEVESSEDEEESNGEPSEGSRDTPGARQDLGTDGRSFSYGSDGDTDSVSTMVVHDVEEIAGTQTPYGGGTMVVQRTPEEERSLLHADSNGYTNLPDVVQPSHSPTESGKGQSPPSKEGDSDYQSRGLVKAPGKSSFTMFVDLGIYQPGGSGDTIPITALVGGEGGRLDQLQYDVRKGSVVNVNPTNTRAHSETPEIRKYKKRFNSEILCAALWGVNLLVGTENGLMLLDRSGQGKVYGLIGRRRFQQMDVLEGLNLLITISGKRNKLRVYYLSWLRNKILHNDPEVEKKQGWTTVGDMEGCGHYRVVKYERIKFLVIALKSSVEVYAWAPKPYHKFMAFKSFADLPHRPLLVDLTVEEGQRLKVIYGSSAGFHAVDVDSGNSYDIYIPVHIQSQITPHAIIFLPNTDGMEMLLCYEDEGVYVNTYGRIIKDVVLQWGEMPTSVAYICSNQIMGWGEKAIEIRSVETGHLDGVFMHKRAQRLKFLCERNDKVFFASVRSGGSSQVYFMTLNRNCIMNW from the exons GGTCGGCACGTCAAGACTGGGCAGCTGGCTGCCATCAAGGTCATGGACGTCACGGAG gacgaggaggaggagatCAAGCAGGAGATCAACATGCTAAAGAAGTACTCTCACCACCGCAACATCGCCACCTACTACGGGGCCTTCATAAAGAAGAGCCCCCCCGGAAACGACGACCAGCTCTGG CTGGTGATGGAGTTCTGCGGCGCTGGCTCCGTGACAGACCTGGTGAAGAACACAAAAGGGAACGCCCTGAAGGAGGACTGTATCGCCTACATCTGCCGGGAGATCCTCCGG GGCCTAGCCCATCTCCACGCCCACAAGGTGATCCATCGAGACATCAAGGGGCAGAACGTGCTGCTGACAGAGAACGCCGAGGTCAAGCTGG TGGATTTTGGGGTGAGTGCCCAGCTGGACCGTACTGTGGGCAGGCGGAACACTTTCATCGGGACCCCCTACTGGATGGCCCCGGAGGTCATCGCCTGTGACGAGAACCCTGATGCCACCTACGATTACAGG AGTGACATCTGGTCTCTAGGAATCACAGCCATCGAGATGGCAGAGGGAGCCCCCC CTCTGTGTGACATGCACCCCATGCGAGCCCTCTTCCTCATCCCACGGAACCCACCCCCCAGACTCAAGTCCAAGAAATG GTCTAAGAAGTTCATCGACTTCATCGACACGTGTCTCATCAAAACCTACCTGAGCCGCCCACCCACGGAACAGCTGCTCAAGTTCCCCTTCATCCGTGACCAGCCCACAGAGCGCCAGGTCCGCATCCAGCTCAAGGACCACATCGACCGCTCCCGCAAGAAGCGAGGCGAGAAGG AGGAGACGGAGTATGAGTACAGTGGCAGCGAGGAGGAAGACGACAGCcatggagaggagggggagcCGAG ctccaTCATGAACGTGCCCGGGGAGTCCACCCTGCGCCGGGAGTTTCTCCGGCTCCAGCAGGAGAATAAGAGCAACTCGGAGGCtctgaagcagcagcagcagcagcagcagcagcagcagcagcgggacCCCGAGGCGCACATCAAGCATCTCCTGCACCAGCGCCAGCGGCGCATcgaggagcagaaggaggagcGGCGGCGCGTGGAGGAG CAACAGCGGCGGGAGCGGGAGCAGCGGAAGctgcaggagaaggaggagcGGCGGCTGGAGGACATGCAGGCGCTGCGACGGGAGGAGGAGCGGCGGCAGGCGGAGCGCGAGCAG GAGTACAAGCGGAAGCAGCTGGAGGAGCAGCGGCAGTCCGAGCGCCTGCAGAGGCAGCTGCAGCAGGAGCACGCCTACCTCAAGtccctgcagcagcagcagcagcagcagcagctgcagaagcagcagcagcagcaggccccGCCCACAGACCGGAAGCCGCTGTATCACTACGGCCGGGGCGTCGGTCCCGCGGACAAGCCCGCCTGGGCGCGCGAG GTGGAAGAGAGAACGAGGATGAATAAGCAGCAGAACTCTCCCCTGGCCAAAACCAAGCCCGGCGGCGCAGGGCCCGAGACCCCCGTTCCCCAGGCCTCCCCTGGGCCCGCGGGCCCCCTTTCCCAAACTCCTCCTATGCAGAGGCCGGTGGAGCCCCAGGAGGGACCGCACAAG AGCCTGGTGGCACACCGGGTCCCACTGAAGCCATATGCAGCGCCCGTACCCCGATCCCAGTCCCTGCAGGACCAGCCCACCCGAAACCTGGCTGCCTTCCCGGCCTCCCACGAGCCCGACCCTGCCGTCCCCACACCCACTGCCGCGCCCGGCACCCGAGGAGCGGTCATCCGCCAGAATTCAGATCCCACCTCGGAAGGGCCTGGCCCCAGCCCGAACCCCCCATCCTGGGTCCGGCCGGACACTGAGACCCCACCCAAG GTGCCTCAGAGGACCTCGTCCATCGCCACTGCCCTTAACACCAGTGGGGCCGGAGGGGCCCGGCCGGCTCAGGCCGTCCGTGCCAG cgcccccgccccgcccccggcaccCCTGTGCTCCCTCCACAGACCTCGCAGCAACTCCGCCTGGCAAATCTATCTGCAAAGGCGGGCCGAGCGGGGCTCCCCCAAGCCTCCGGGGCCCCCCGCTCAGCCCCCTGGTCCGCCCAACGCCTGTAG TAACCCCGACCTCAGGAGGAGCGACCCTGGCTGGGAACGCTCGGAAGGTGCCCTCCCCTCGCACGGGCACCTGCCCCAGGCTGGCTCGCTAGAGCGGAACCGCGTGGGAG CCTCCTCCAAGCTGGATGGCTCCCCAGTGCTCTCCCCTGGGAACAAAGCCAAGCCTGATGACCACCGCTCCCGGCCGGGCCGGCCCGCA AGCTATAAGCGTGCCATCGGCGAG GACTTCGTGCTCCTGAAGGAGCGGGCCCTGGACGAGGCCCCGCGGCCTCCCAAGAAGGCCATGGACTACTCGTCTTCCAGCGAGGAGGTGGAAAGCAGCGAGGACGAGGAAGAAAGCAATGGCGAGCCATCAGAGGGGAGCAGAGATACCCCTGGGGCCCG GCAGGACCTGGGGACTGATGGCCGTTCTTTCTCCTATGGCAGCGACGGAGACACAGACAGCGTCAGCACCATGGTGGTCCATGACGTGGAGGAGATCGCGGGGACCCAGACCCCCTATGGGGGCGGCACCATGGTGGTCCAGCGC aCTCCTGAGGAGGAGCGCAGCCTGCTGCACGCAGACAGCAACGGCTACACAAACCTGCCCGATGTGGTCCAGCCCAGCCACTCGCCCACTGAGAGCGGCAAAGGTCAAAGCCCCCCATCCAAGGAGGGAGACAGCGAC taCCAGTCTCGTGGGCTGGTAAAGGCCCCTGGCAAGAGCTCGTTCACGATGTTTGTGGACCTAGGGATCTACCAGCCCGGAGGCAGTGGGGATACCATCCCCATCACAG CCCTGGTCGGGGGAGAGGGCGGTCGGCTTGATCAGCTCCAGTACGACGTGCGGAAAGGCTCCGTGGTCAACGTGAACCCCACCAACACCCGGGCCCACAGCGAGACCCCCGAGATCCGGAAATACAAGAAGCGATTCAATTCCGAGATCCTCTGTGCGGCCCTTTGGG GCGTCAACCTGCTGGTGGGCACCGAGAACGGTCTGATGCTGCTGGACCGAAGCGGGCAGGGCAAGGTGTACGGGCTCATCGGGCGGCGGCGCTTCCAGCAAATGGACGTGCTAGAGGGGCTCAACCTGCTCATCACCATCtcag GGAAAAGGAACAAACTGCGGGTGTATTACCTGTCCTGGCTCCGGAACAAGATTCTGCACAACGATCCGGAAGTGGAGAAGAAGCAGGGCTGGACCACTGTGGGCGACATGGAGGGCTGCGGGCACTACCGCGTGG tgAAATACGAGCGCATTAAGTTCCTGGTCATCGCCCTGAAGAGCTCCGTGGAGGTGTATGCCTGGGCCCCCAAGCCCTACCACAAGTTCATGGCCTTCAAG TCCTTTGCAGACCTCCCTCACCGCCCTCTGCTGGTCGACCTGACCGTGGAGGAGGGTCAGCGGCTCAAGGTCATCTACGGCTCCAGTGCCGGTTTCCACGCTGTGGATGTCGACTCGGGGAACAGCTACGACATCTACATCCCCGTGCAT ATCCAGAGCCAGATCACGCCCCACGCCATCATCTTCCTCCCCAACACGGACGGCATGGAGATGCTCCTGTGCTACGAGGACGAGGGCGTGTACGTGAACACGTACGGGCGCATCATCAAGGACGTGGTGCTGCAGTGGGGAGAGATGCCCACCTCTGTGG cctACATCTGCTCCAACCAGATCATGGGCTGGGGCGAGAAAGCCATTGAGATCCGCTCCGTGGAGACGGGCCACCTGGACGGCGTCTTCATGCACAAACGAGCCCAGAGGCTTAAGTTCCTGTGTGAGCGGAACGACAAG GTGTTCTTTGCCTCTGTCCGCTCCGGGGGCAGCAGCCAGGTTTACTTCATGACCCTGAATCGGAACTGCATCATGAACTGGTGA
- the MINK1 gene encoding misshapen-like kinase 1 isoform X4: MGDPAPARSLDDIDLSALRDPAGIFELVEVVGNGTYGQVYKGRHVKTGQLAAIKVMDVTEDEEEEIKQEINMLKKYSHHRNIATYYGAFIKKSPPGNDDQLWLVMEFCGAGSVTDLVKNTKGNALKEDCIAYICREILRGLAHLHAHKVIHRDIKGQNVLLTENAEVKLVDFGVSAQLDRTVGRRNTFIGTPYWMAPEVIACDENPDATYDYRSDIWSLGITAIEMAEGAPPLCDMHPMRALFLIPRNPPPRLKSKKWSKKFIDFIDTCLIKTYLSRPPTEQLLKFPFIRDQPTERQVRIQLKDHIDRSRKKRGEKEETEYEYSGSEEEDDSHGEEGEPSSIMNVPGESTLRREFLRLQQENKSNSEALKQQQQQQQQQQQRDPEAHIKHLLHQRQRRIEEQKEERRRVEEQQRREREQRKLQEKEERRLEDMQALRREEERRQAEREQEYIRHRLEEEQRQLEILQQQLLQEQALLLEYKRKQLEEQRQSERLQRQLQQEHAYLKSLQQQQQQQQLQKQQQQQAPPTDRKPLYHYGRGVGPADKPAWAREVEERTRMNKQQNSPLAKTKPGGAGPETPVPQASPGPAGPLSQTPPMQRPVEPQEGPHKSLQDQPTRNLAAFPASHEPDPAVPTPTAAPGTRGAVIRQNSDPTSEGPGPSPNPPSWVRPDTETPPKVPQRTSSIATALNTSGAGGARPAQAVRASAPAPPPAPLCSLHRPRSNSAWQIYLQRRAERGSPKPPGPPAQPPGPPNACSNPDLRRSDPGWERSEGALPSHGHLPQAGSLERNRVGASSKLDGSPVLSPGNKAKPDDHRSRPGRPASYKRAIGEDFVLLKERALDEAPRPPKKAMDYSSSSEEVESSEDEEESNGEPSEGSRDTPGARQDLGTDGRSFSYGSDGDTDSVSTMVVHDVEEIAGTQTPYGGGTMVVQRTPEEERSLLHADSNGYTNLPDVVQPSHSPTESGKGQSPPSKEGDSDYQSRGLVKAPGKSSFTMFVDLGIYQPGGSGDTIPITALVGGEGGRLDQLQYDVRKGSVVNVNPTNTRAHSETPEIRKYKKRFNSEILCAALWGVNLLVGTENGLMLLDRSGQGKVYGLIGRRRFQQMDVLEGLNLLITISGKRNKLRVYYLSWLRNKILHNDPEVEKKQGWTTVGDMEGCGHYRVVKYERIKFLVIALKSSVEVYAWAPKPYHKFMAFKSFADLPHRPLLVDLTVEEGQRLKVIYGSSAGFHAVDVDSGNSYDIYIPVHIQSQITPHAIIFLPNTDGMEMLLCYEDEGVYVNTYGRIIKDVVLQWGEMPTSVAYICSNQIMGWGEKAIEIRSVETGHLDGVFMHKRAQRLKFLCERNDKVFFASVRSGGSSQVYFMTLNRNCIMNW; the protein is encoded by the exons GGTCGGCACGTCAAGACTGGGCAGCTGGCTGCCATCAAGGTCATGGACGTCACGGAG gacgaggaggaggagatCAAGCAGGAGATCAACATGCTAAAGAAGTACTCTCACCACCGCAACATCGCCACCTACTACGGGGCCTTCATAAAGAAGAGCCCCCCCGGAAACGACGACCAGCTCTGG CTGGTGATGGAGTTCTGCGGCGCTGGCTCCGTGACAGACCTGGTGAAGAACACAAAAGGGAACGCCCTGAAGGAGGACTGTATCGCCTACATCTGCCGGGAGATCCTCCGG GGCCTAGCCCATCTCCACGCCCACAAGGTGATCCATCGAGACATCAAGGGGCAGAACGTGCTGCTGACAGAGAACGCCGAGGTCAAGCTGG TGGATTTTGGGGTGAGTGCCCAGCTGGACCGTACTGTGGGCAGGCGGAACACTTTCATCGGGACCCCCTACTGGATGGCCCCGGAGGTCATCGCCTGTGACGAGAACCCTGATGCCACCTACGATTACAGG AGTGACATCTGGTCTCTAGGAATCACAGCCATCGAGATGGCAGAGGGAGCCCCCC CTCTGTGTGACATGCACCCCATGCGAGCCCTCTTCCTCATCCCACGGAACCCACCCCCCAGACTCAAGTCCAAGAAATG GTCTAAGAAGTTCATCGACTTCATCGACACGTGTCTCATCAAAACCTACCTGAGCCGCCCACCCACGGAACAGCTGCTCAAGTTCCCCTTCATCCGTGACCAGCCCACAGAGCGCCAGGTCCGCATCCAGCTCAAGGACCACATCGACCGCTCCCGCAAGAAGCGAGGCGAGAAGG AGGAGACGGAGTATGAGTACAGTGGCAGCGAGGAGGAAGACGACAGCcatggagaggagggggagcCGAG ctccaTCATGAACGTGCCCGGGGAGTCCACCCTGCGCCGGGAGTTTCTCCGGCTCCAGCAGGAGAATAAGAGCAACTCGGAGGCtctgaagcagcagcagcagcagcagcagcagcagcagcagcgggacCCCGAGGCGCACATCAAGCATCTCCTGCACCAGCGCCAGCGGCGCATcgaggagcagaaggaggagcGGCGGCGCGTGGAGGAG CAACAGCGGCGGGAGCGGGAGCAGCGGAAGctgcaggagaaggaggagcGGCGGCTGGAGGACATGCAGGCGCTGCGACGGGAGGAGGAGCGGCGGCAGGCGGAGCGCGAGCAG GAATATATTCGTCACAGGCTAGAGGAGGAGCAGCGACAGCTCGAGATCCTTCAGCAACAGCTGCTCCAGGAACAGGCCCTGCTGCTG GAGTACAAGCGGAAGCAGCTGGAGGAGCAGCGGCAGTCCGAGCGCCTGCAGAGGCAGCTGCAGCAGGAGCACGCCTACCTCAAGtccctgcagcagcagcagcagcagcagcagctgcagaagcagcagcagcagcaggccccGCCCACAGACCGGAAGCCGCTGTATCACTACGGCCGGGGCGTCGGTCCCGCGGACAAGCCCGCCTGGGCGCGCGAG GTGGAAGAGAGAACGAGGATGAATAAGCAGCAGAACTCTCCCCTGGCCAAAACCAAGCCCGGCGGCGCAGGGCCCGAGACCCCCGTTCCCCAGGCCTCCCCTGGGCCCGCGGGCCCCCTTTCCCAAACTCCTCCTATGCAGAGGCCGGTGGAGCCCCAGGAGGGACCGCACAAG TCCCTGCAGGACCAGCCCACCCGAAACCTGGCTGCCTTCCCGGCCTCCCACGAGCCCGACCCTGCCGTCCCCACACCCACTGCCGCGCCCGGCACCCGAGGAGCGGTCATCCGCCAGAATTCAGATCCCACCTCGGAAGGGCCTGGCCCCAGCCCGAACCCCCCATCCTGGGTCCGGCCGGACACTGAGACCCCACCCAAG GTGCCTCAGAGGACCTCGTCCATCGCCACTGCCCTTAACACCAGTGGGGCCGGAGGGGCCCGGCCGGCTCAGGCCGTCCGTGCCAG cgcccccgccccgcccccggcaccCCTGTGCTCCCTCCACAGACCTCGCAGCAACTCCGCCTGGCAAATCTATCTGCAAAGGCGGGCCGAGCGGGGCTCCCCCAAGCCTCCGGGGCCCCCCGCTCAGCCCCCTGGTCCGCCCAACGCCTGTAG TAACCCCGACCTCAGGAGGAGCGACCCTGGCTGGGAACGCTCGGAAGGTGCCCTCCCCTCGCACGGGCACCTGCCCCAGGCTGGCTCGCTAGAGCGGAACCGCGTGGGAG CCTCCTCCAAGCTGGATGGCTCCCCAGTGCTCTCCCCTGGGAACAAAGCCAAGCCTGATGACCACCGCTCCCGGCCGGGCCGGCCCGCA AGCTATAAGCGTGCCATCGGCGAG GACTTCGTGCTCCTGAAGGAGCGGGCCCTGGACGAGGCCCCGCGGCCTCCCAAGAAGGCCATGGACTACTCGTCTTCCAGCGAGGAGGTGGAAAGCAGCGAGGACGAGGAAGAAAGCAATGGCGAGCCATCAGAGGGGAGCAGAGATACCCCTGGGGCCCG GCAGGACCTGGGGACTGATGGCCGTTCTTTCTCCTATGGCAGCGACGGAGACACAGACAGCGTCAGCACCATGGTGGTCCATGACGTGGAGGAGATCGCGGGGACCCAGACCCCCTATGGGGGCGGCACCATGGTGGTCCAGCGC aCTCCTGAGGAGGAGCGCAGCCTGCTGCACGCAGACAGCAACGGCTACACAAACCTGCCCGATGTGGTCCAGCCCAGCCACTCGCCCACTGAGAGCGGCAAAGGTCAAAGCCCCCCATCCAAGGAGGGAGACAGCGAC taCCAGTCTCGTGGGCTGGTAAAGGCCCCTGGCAAGAGCTCGTTCACGATGTTTGTGGACCTAGGGATCTACCAGCCCGGAGGCAGTGGGGATACCATCCCCATCACAG CCCTGGTCGGGGGAGAGGGCGGTCGGCTTGATCAGCTCCAGTACGACGTGCGGAAAGGCTCCGTGGTCAACGTGAACCCCACCAACACCCGGGCCCACAGCGAGACCCCCGAGATCCGGAAATACAAGAAGCGATTCAATTCCGAGATCCTCTGTGCGGCCCTTTGGG GCGTCAACCTGCTGGTGGGCACCGAGAACGGTCTGATGCTGCTGGACCGAAGCGGGCAGGGCAAGGTGTACGGGCTCATCGGGCGGCGGCGCTTCCAGCAAATGGACGTGCTAGAGGGGCTCAACCTGCTCATCACCATCtcag GGAAAAGGAACAAACTGCGGGTGTATTACCTGTCCTGGCTCCGGAACAAGATTCTGCACAACGATCCGGAAGTGGAGAAGAAGCAGGGCTGGACCACTGTGGGCGACATGGAGGGCTGCGGGCACTACCGCGTGG tgAAATACGAGCGCATTAAGTTCCTGGTCATCGCCCTGAAGAGCTCCGTGGAGGTGTATGCCTGGGCCCCCAAGCCCTACCACAAGTTCATGGCCTTCAAG TCCTTTGCAGACCTCCCTCACCGCCCTCTGCTGGTCGACCTGACCGTGGAGGAGGGTCAGCGGCTCAAGGTCATCTACGGCTCCAGTGCCGGTTTCCACGCTGTGGATGTCGACTCGGGGAACAGCTACGACATCTACATCCCCGTGCAT ATCCAGAGCCAGATCACGCCCCACGCCATCATCTTCCTCCCCAACACGGACGGCATGGAGATGCTCCTGTGCTACGAGGACGAGGGCGTGTACGTGAACACGTACGGGCGCATCATCAAGGACGTGGTGCTGCAGTGGGGAGAGATGCCCACCTCTGTGG cctACATCTGCTCCAACCAGATCATGGGCTGGGGCGAGAAAGCCATTGAGATCCGCTCCGTGGAGACGGGCCACCTGGACGGCGTCTTCATGCACAAACGAGCCCAGAGGCTTAAGTTCCTGTGTGAGCGGAACGACAAG GTGTTCTTTGCCTCTGTCCGCTCCGGGGGCAGCAGCCAGGTTTACTTCATGACCCTGAATCGGAACTGCATCATGAACTGGTGA